One genomic region from Quercus robur chromosome 4, dhQueRobu3.1, whole genome shotgun sequence encodes:
- the LOC126721077 gene encoding wall-associated receptor kinase-like 8, translated as MAVQFVMQIAFFLLLTYGLVEEASSVVFPAIARLNCTEKCGNVKIPYPFGIGPNCYMASWFEIVCDKANVTAKAFLPSIGMEVLEINISDPYKDSYSYSYYNEPGLIRVKMPIISSSDCINKSSDGVDISGTPYFFSSYRNKFVSVGCDNLVTMTGLDPMVVVGCKTNCSNQKLKDKQGTCSGFNCCQTTVPYGIQVLNVDFVRTPRNNCRHAFLAETQWLNKTDLSNHFLYWDYVPVVLEWTESNFTAFDFNEIRALHLDWDYTSYGAKYYYCRYGYEGNPYLFPGCQDINECEDQKRNGCFDKSDCENIEGSYTCNRRKSRQKIAIIVICTSFGALFLLFITWWLYKVIKKRNKIKLKKKFFKRNGGLLLQQQLSSNENNVQKAKLFNSKELENATDRFNENRILGKGGQGTVYKGMLIDGRIVAIKKCNTVDEGNLEQFINEIIILSQINHRNVVKLLGCCLETEVPLLVYEFISNGTLFQYLHEKNEDFPLLTWDMRLRIATEIAGALSYLHSAASLPIYHRDIKSSNILLDDKYRAKVADFGTSRSVAIDQTHVTTLVYGTFGYLDPEYFQTSQFTEKSDVYSFGVVLVELLTGEKPVSLTRSQEGRNLSTYFVLSLKENRLFDILDTQVSKVGNKDEVMAIANLAKRCLHLNGKKRPTMIEIMMELEGVQKVSTIQPNFEEIEYVRNEEMEPRSDISISKSSCLESSTASSSDVLPLLSIKSI; from the exons ATGGCTGTGCAATTTGTAATGCAAATTGCTTTCTTTCTTCTGCTGACATATGGATTAGTAGAAGAAGCATCATCAGTAGTATTTCCAGCTATTGCACGACTCAATTGTACAGAGAAGTGTGGAAATGTTAAAATTCCATATCCATTTGGAATCGGACCTAATTGCTACATGGCCAGCTGGTTCGAAATTGTTTGCGATAAAGCAAATGTCACTGCTAAAGCCTTTCTACCCAGTATTGGCATGGAGGTGCTGGAAATCAATATTAGTGATCCGTATAAAGATTCATATTCATATTCTTATTATAATGAGCCTGGACTCATCCGAGTCAAGATGCCTATTATTTCTTCTTCAGACTGCATAAATAAGAGTAGTGATGGTGTGGACATCTCTGGAACTCCTTATTTCTTCTCGTCATACCGGAATAAATTTGTTTCGGTTGGTTGCGACAACTTGGTCACAATGACTGGTCTTGACCCTATGGTGGTGGTTGGTTGCAAGACTAATTGCAGTAATCAAAAGCTGAAAGATAAACAAGGTACATGCTCGGGGTTCAACTGCTGCCAGACCACAGTCCCTTACGGGATTCAAGTACTAAATGTAGATTTCGTGAGGACACCGAGAAATAATTGTAGACATGCCTTCCTCGCAGAGACACAATGGTTAAACAAAACAGATCTCTCTAACCATTTTCTGTATTGGGATTACGTTCCTGTGGTGCTGGAATGGACAGAATCTAACTTTACTGCCTTTGATTTCAACGAGATACGTGCACTGCATTTAGATTGGGATTATACAAGTTACGGGGCCAAGTACTATTATTGCCGTTATGGATACGAAGGAAATCCTTATCTTTTTCCAGGATGTCAAG ATATAAATGAATGCGAAGACCAGAAACGCAATGGATGTTTTGACAAGTCAGATTGTGAGAATATAGAAGGTAGTTACACTTGCAACAGGCGCAAGTCTCGACAGAAGATAGCCATTATAG TTATTTGTACAAGCTTTGGGGCATTGTTTCTACTCTTTATTACTTGGTGGTTATACAAAGtgataaagaaaagaaacaaaattaagctcaagaaaaaattcttcaaaagaaatGGTGGTTTGTTATTACAACAACAATTATCTTCAAATGAAAACAATGTTCAGAAGGCAAAATTATTCAATTCAAAGGAGTTGGAAAATGCGACAGATCGTTTTAATGAAAACAGAATACTTGGTAAGGGTGGACAAGGTACAGTTTATAAAGGAATGTTAATTGATGGAAGAATTGTGGCAATTAAAAAGTGCAACACAGTGGATGAGGGAAATCTTGAACAATTCATTAATGAGATTATCATTCTTTCACAAATCAATCATAGAAATGTGGTTAAACTACTTGGGTGTTGTTTAGAGACAGAAGTTCCTTTGCTAGTTTACGAATTCATTTCCAACGGCACACTTTTTCAGTACCTccatgaaaaaaatgaagattttcCATTGCTAACATGGGATATGCGCTTAAGAATTGCCACAGAAATTGCCGGAGCTTTGTCATACTTACACTCAGCAGCTTCATTACCCATTTACCATCGTGACATAAAATCTTCAAACATACTCCTTGATGACAAATATAGAGCAAAAGTAGCAGATTTCGGTACTTCAAGATCAGTAGCCATTGACCAAACTCATGTAACCACATTAGTATATGGTACTTTTGGGTACTTGGATCCAGAATACTTTCAAACAAGCCAATTTACAGAAAAGagtgatgtttatagttttggagTGGTCCTTGTTGAGCTTTTAACAGGAGAAAAACCAGTTTCTTTGACAAGATCACAAGAAGGTCGGAATCTATCTACATATTTCGTTCTTTCATTAAAAGAGAACCGTCTCTTTGATATACTTGATACTCAAGTAAGTAAAGTTGGTAATAAAGATGAAGTCATGGCAATTGCTAACCTTGCAAAAAGATGTTTACACTTGAATGGAAAGAAACGACCTACAATGATAGAAATCATGATGGAGTTGGAGGGAGTCCAAAAAGTTTCTACTATTCAAccaaattttgaagaaattgaatATGTTAGAAATGAAGAAATGGAGCCCAGGAGTGACATTTCTATTTCAAAAAGTTCATGTTTAGAATCAAGCACAGCTTCATCATCAGACGTCCTACCACTTTTATCCATTAAATCAATTTGA